In Marixanthomonas ophiurae, one genomic interval encodes:
- a CDS encoding adenylosuccinate lyase → MSDSGLLQQLSYTKAYRKNRLDAAHWVIVHPETFGELLTYCLTAKDELSYKAAWVLEFVYLEKPELLLPHLNLFFEKLPTITRDQTLRPLAHICELITISYYKKKEEKIGSYFSEAYKKIMVECCFDWLITDKKIACQARAMTALFYLGTEFEWIHSELKQIIEQNIHLGSAGYKARGKNTIKQINTFQKKRRVN, encoded by the coding sequence ATGAGTGATTCTGGATTATTACAGCAACTCTCTTACACAAAAGCATACCGAAAAAACCGATTAGATGCTGCGCATTGGGTAATTGTACATCCTGAAACCTTTGGCGAGCTACTCACATACTGTCTTACAGCTAAAGATGAGTTATCATACAAAGCTGCCTGGGTATTGGAATTTGTGTATTTAGAGAAGCCAGAACTCTTACTGCCACATTTAAATTTATTTTTTGAAAAGCTGCCTACCATAACTCGTGATCAAACCCTTAGACCGTTGGCACATATTTGTGAGCTAATTACAATTTCATATTATAAAAAGAAAGAAGAAAAGATAGGTTCTTATTTTTCCGAAGCATATAAAAAAATAATGGTTGAATGTTGTTTCGATTGGTTGATAACCGATAAAAAAATAGCCTGCCAAGCGCGGGCGATGACGGCTTTATTCTACTTAGGAACTGAATTTGAATGGATCCACTCAGAGTTAAAACAAATCATTGAACAAAACATACATCTTGGTAGTGCAGGTTACAAAGCCAGAGGAAAAAATACGATTAAGCAGATTAATACATTTCAGAAAAAAAGACGTGTAAACTGA
- a CDS encoding SIR2 family NAD-dependent protein deacylase: MNIVVLTGAGVSAESGINTFRDSNGLWENHDIMEVASPEGFAKNPELVLDFYNKRRKQLLEVQPNAAHKALVDLEKNHEVTIITQNVDDLHERAGSTNVVHLHGELLKVHSTGNETTVLDWKKDLNLGDCCDENHQLRPHVVWFGEMVPMMDEAMHYVSKADVIIIVGTSMQVYPAAGLLQFASDNVPVFFVDPNPSISSSERISVFAEKASTGVPKVIAEIEKLAGS; the protein is encoded by the coding sequence ATGAATATTGTAGTCTTAACTGGCGCCGGAGTAAGTGCAGAAAGTGGAATTAATACATTTAGGGATAGTAATGGTTTATGGGAAAACCATGATATTATGGAAGTGGCCTCCCCCGAGGGTTTCGCCAAAAACCCTGAGTTGGTATTAGATTTTTATAATAAACGAAGAAAACAATTGCTAGAAGTACAGCCCAACGCAGCTCACAAAGCACTGGTTGATTTGGAGAAAAACCACGAAGTAACCATCATAACCCAAAATGTAGACGATTTACACGAACGGGCAGGAAGCACTAACGTGGTTCACCTGCATGGCGAATTGCTGAAAGTACACAGTACTGGAAACGAAACCACGGTTTTAGATTGGAAAAAAGACCTCAACCTTGGTGATTGTTGCGATGAAAACCACCAACTTCGTCCGCACGTGGTTTGGTTTGGTGAAATGGTCCCGATGATGGACGAAGCAATGCATTATGTAAGTAAAGCAGATGTTATAATTATCGTGGGTACATCTATGCAAGTATATCCTGCTGCGGGATTGCTTCAATTTGCTTCAGATAACGTGCCTGTGTTTTTTGTTGATCCTAATCCTTCTATTTCTTCATCTGAACGCATTTCTGTTTTTGCCGAAAAAGCATCTACAGGAGTTCCAAAAGTAATTGCCGAGATTGAAAAATTAGCTGGCTCATGA
- a CDS encoding TrmH family RNA methyltransferase encodes MDSQLLKYLQNHITDRRQELFKEVLAKRTRHFTVVTEDVYQLHNTSAVMRTCDVFGIQDLHVVEEKLGKRVDREIAMGAQKWVSLNRYDSIASCMENLKSQDYQLIATTPHNESTILHEFDVTKKSAFFFGKEREGLSDTVLNNADGYLKIPMYGFTESLNISVSAAIILQDVVTRLKQSDIDWQLSKEEKYEIELLWTKNTLKSSEEIIKRYQEQKKQ; translated from the coding sequence TTGGATTCTCAGCTTTTAAAATACCTACAAAACCATATTACCGATAGGCGCCAAGAACTTTTTAAAGAGGTGTTGGCTAAGCGAACTCGACATTTTACTGTGGTGACTGAAGATGTATATCAACTGCATAATACGAGTGCCGTGATGCGAACCTGCGATGTGTTTGGCATTCAAGACTTGCATGTTGTGGAAGAGAAACTGGGTAAGCGAGTGGATCGAGAAATTGCAATGGGCGCCCAGAAGTGGGTGAGTTTAAACCGGTACGATTCTATTGCAAGTTGTATGGAAAACCTGAAAAGTCAGGACTACCAACTTATTGCCACTACGCCACATAACGAATCGACTATTTTACATGAGTTTGATGTAACCAAAAAAAGCGCTTTTTTCTTCGGAAAAGAACGCGAAGGGTTAAGCGATACGGTTTTAAATAATGCGGATGGGTATTTGAAAATACCGATGTATGGTTTTACGGAAAGCCTGAATATTTCGGTTTCCGCAGCCATTATTTTACAAGATGTGGTAACGCGACTTAAACAAAGTGATATTGATTGGCAACTTTCTAAAGAAGAAAAGTATGAAATTGAGTTACTATGGACAAAGAACACTCTAAAAAGTTCCGAAGAAATAATTAAAAGGTATCAAGAACAGAAAAAGCAGTAA
- a CDS encoding non-canonical purine NTP diphosphatase yields the protein MRLVFATHNKNKLKEVKALLPHHIEILSLTDIGCNEEIPETADTIEGNAILKANYVRDNYDLNCFADDTGLEVASLDGEPGVYSARYAGEDKSSEANIEKLLKNLEGKEDRSARFKTAIALTLNHSEVLFLGICEGDITIEKKGNSGFGYDPIFKPNGYNETFAEMKLTQKSEIGHRGKAMRQLIEYLRE from the coding sequence ATGAGACTAGTTTTCGCTACCCACAACAAGAATAAATTAAAAGAAGTAAAAGCCTTACTTCCGCATCATATAGAGATATTAAGCTTAACCGATATTGGTTGTAACGAAGAAATTCCTGAAACAGCAGATACTATTGAAGGCAATGCTATTTTAAAAGCCAATTACGTGCGAGACAATTATGACTTAAATTGCTTTGCAGACGACACGGGTTTAGAAGTTGCATCATTGGATGGTGAACCGGGAGTTTATAGTGCACGGTATGCTGGTGAGGATAAAAGTTCAGAAGCGAACATTGAAAAACTTTTAAAAAACCTGGAAGGAAAGGAAGACCGTTCTGCTCGGTTTAAAACAGCAATAGCATTAACTTTAAATCATTCCGAAGTACTTTTTTTAGGAATTTGCGAAGGAGATATCACCATAGAAAAAAAAGGAAACAGTGGGTTTGGATACGATCCAATTTTTAAACCTAATGGGTATAATGAAACCTTTGCTGAGATGAAACTAACTCAAAAAAGTGAAATAGGTCATCGAGGAAAAGCAATGCGACAACTTATTGAATACCTTAGAGAATGA
- a CDS encoding DEAD/DEAH box helicase, whose amino-acid sequence MATFKELGLEDNLLQAISDMGFETPSDVQEKTIPILLQKETDIVSLAQTGTGKTAAFGFPMLQKIQIESRTTQGLILSPTRELCLQITKEIESYGKHKKGLNVVAVYGGASISDQARQIKKGAQIIVATPGRMKDMIGRGMIDISKIEYCVLDEADEMLNMGFYEDITEILSHSPKDKSTWLFSATMPKDVAKIAKKFMHSPVEITVGSRNVGTENVSHEYYLVNARDRYLALKRLADANPDIFSVVFCRTKRDTQKVAEKLIEDGYNAAAIHGDLSQNQRDLVMKSFRTRQIQMLVATDVAARGIDVDDITHVINYQLPDEIETYTHRSGRTGRAGKSGVSIVIVSKSELRKIKSIEKIIQRNFTKKEVPSGMEICETQLFHLASSIKNTEVNHEIDAYLPNINEVLEDFSKEELIKKVFSVEFTRFYNYYKNEKDLNSAVGDTSVGNSEDSVRYFINIGGRDDFNWMSLKDLLKDLLSLGQDDVFRVDVKDSFSFFNTDKKHQELVLNIFNDFKLDGRNISVEISKDGRKKGGGRIGGKGRSKGKRGGKSFDGGGSKFKGKSRRRSNERPSGKGTGGKRRRRN is encoded by the coding sequence ATGGCTACATTTAAAGAATTAGGCCTTGAAGATAACTTACTTCAGGCTATTTCTGATATGGGTTTTGAAACTCCATCAGACGTACAAGAAAAAACAATCCCAATTTTACTTCAAAAGGAAACCGATATTGTTTCCTTAGCACAAACCGGAACCGGTAAGACTGCAGCATTTGGATTCCCAATGCTTCAAAAAATACAAATTGAAAGCCGCACGACACAAGGACTTATCCTTTCGCCTACCCGTGAGCTTTGTTTACAAATTACAAAAGAGATAGAAAGCTACGGAAAGCATAAAAAAGGACTTAATGTGGTTGCTGTCTATGGTGGAGCAAGCATTAGTGATCAAGCACGCCAAATTAAAAAAGGGGCCCAAATTATCGTTGCTACTCCTGGTAGAATGAAAGATATGATTGGTCGAGGTATGATCGATATTTCAAAAATTGAGTATTGTGTTCTAGATGAGGCTGATGAAATGTTGAACATGGGTTTCTATGAAGACATTACTGAAATTCTTTCACACTCACCAAAAGATAAAAGCACGTGGCTTTTTAGTGCAACGATGCCGAAGGACGTAGCAAAAATTGCTAAAAAGTTTATGCATAGCCCGGTTGAAATTACCGTAGGAAGTAGAAATGTAGGTACCGAAAATGTATCACACGAATATTATTTGGTAAACGCAAGAGACCGATATTTAGCACTAAAGCGTTTGGCTGATGCGAATCCTGATATCTTTTCAGTAGTATTTTGCCGTACCAAGCGTGATACCCAAAAAGTAGCTGAAAAGCTTATTGAAGATGGTTATAATGCTGCTGCAATACACGGAGATTTGAGTCAGAATCAGCGTGATTTAGTCATGAAATCATTCCGTACGCGTCAAATACAAATGCTAGTTGCGACCGATGTTGCTGCTCGTGGTATTGATGTAGACGATATTACACACGTAATAAACTACCAATTACCTGATGAAATTGAAACGTATACACACCGTAGCGGTCGTACAGGTCGTGCTGGTAAGAGTGGTGTTTCTATTGTGATTGTTTCAAAAAGTGAGCTTAGAAAGATTAAGAGCATTGAAAAAATTATTCAGAGAAATTTCACTAAAAAAGAAGTTCCAAGCGGAATGGAAATTTGCGAAACGCAATTGTTTCATTTGGCTAGCAGTATAAAAAACACAGAGGTTAATCACGAGATAGATGCGTATCTTCCAAATATTAATGAGGTTCTTGAAGACTTCAGTAAAGAAGAGTTAATTAAGAAAGTATTTTCCGTAGAGTTTACCCGTTTTTATAACTATTATAAGAACGAGAAAGATTTAAACTCAGCTGTAGGTGATACATCGGTAGGTAATAGCGAGGACAGTGTTCGATACTTTATTAACATTGGTGGGCGTGATGACTTTAACTGGATGAGTCTGAAAGATTTATTGAAAGATTTACTTAGTTTAGGTCAGGACGATGTATTCCGTGTAGATGTTAAAGACTCTTTCTCCTTTTTCAATACCGATAAAAAGCACCAAGAGTTGGTATTGAATATTTTCAACGACTTTAAATTAGACGGTCGTAATATTTCAGTAGAAATTAGCAAAGACGGACGTAAAAAAGGAGGCGGAAGAATTGGCGGTAAAGGCCGAAGTAAAGGTAAGCGAGGAGGAAAAAGCTTTGATGGTGGTGGATCAAAATTTAAAGGAAAAAGCCGCAGAAGAAGTAATGAACGACCTTCAGGAAAAGGTACCGGAGGAAAACGCAGAAGACGTAATTAA
- a CDS encoding carboxypeptidase-like regulatory domain-containing protein — protein sequence MKRHFLLLLLCLVPTIAFSQDDTPIKGKVLSSATDDPLENVNIVNLNEVIGTTTDKEGDFSIRAKVNDTLYFSYLGYKSIRVRVTNDWLKFGDIKVKMTELGIALEEVVVKPVQLTGYVEVDAKIIPIYDNYRYRISGLSSGYEGGNRQPGAVNKVLSAIFNPADFLYNVFGKRPKQMQKLRKMKQDDEIRNLLASKYDRETLMAVLQLERVDIDEILNNCSYSESFIKTASDLQILDAISECYEEYRVLNREKG from the coding sequence ATGAAAAGACACTTTTTACTTTTATTACTTTGTTTAGTTCCCACTATTGCATTTTCACAGGATGATACCCCAATTAAAGGTAAAGTTCTTAGCAGTGCAACAGATGACCCTTTGGAGAATGTAAATATTGTAAACCTGAATGAAGTTATAGGGACAACAACCGATAAAGAAGGTGATTTCTCTATTCGCGCTAAAGTGAACGATACTTTGTATTTTAGTTATCTAGGCTACAAATCGATTCGAGTGCGGGTAACAAATGACTGGTTAAAATTTGGTGATATTAAAGTGAAAATGACTGAATTAGGTATTGCACTTGAAGAAGTTGTGGTAAAACCAGTACAACTTACCGGTTATGTTGAGGTGGATGCTAAGATAATTCCAATCTATGATAATTACAGATACCGTATTTCGGGTTTAAGTTCTGGTTATGAAGGGGGAAATAGGCAGCCAGGAGCTGTAAACAAAGTGTTGAGTGCTATTTTTAATCCAGCAGATTTTCTTTACAATGTCTTTGGAAAACGACCTAAACAGATGCAGAAGCTTCGTAAAATGAAGCAAGATGATGAAATTAGAAACCTGTTAGCTAGTAAATATGATAGGGAAACTTTAATGGCTGTATTACAGTTAGAACGCGTTGATATTGATGAAATATTAAACAATTGCAGCTATTCTGAAAGTTTTATAAAAACAGCTAGCGATCTTCAAATATTGGACGCTATCAGTGAATGTTATGAAGAATACCGTGTTTTAAACAGAGAAAAGGGTTGA
- a CDS encoding aldehyde dehydrogenase: MKQFVDQQKAFFNTQTTKNTSFRIKQLDTLQAVLKENETLLNEAIYTDFKKSEFDTYVSELALLYSDIKEAKRNIKKWSRRKRVSTNLLNFPANSYIIPEPLGVCLVIGAWNYPYQLSFAPVVAALAAGNTVILKPSELPSKTSEVMAKLVNGNFDPNVFKVIEGGVSETTELLKQNFDKIFFTGSTKVGKIVYKAAAENLIPVTLEMGGKSPAFVTEDCNLKMTVKRMMWAKFLNAGQTCIAPDYVMVHEKVREEFLELAKAEIEEEQFQFENHNYVQIINDDNFDRLNSLIKQDQVYYGGNMEKEKRYIQPTILQNVSFEDPVMQEEIFGPILPVIGYDNIDEVITEVRKFPKPLSCYVFTNNKKTKRKILNEVSFGGGAINDAVMHISNPKLPFGGVGQSGIGNYHGKAGFDCFTHYKSILDKPTWLELPIKYYPHTNRKLKWIKRMMKFQ; the protein is encoded by the coding sequence ATGAAACAATTTGTAGACCAACAAAAAGCTTTTTTCAATACCCAAACTACAAAAAATACATCTTTTAGAATTAAACAGCTTGACACTCTACAGGCTGTTTTAAAAGAAAATGAAACGCTTCTAAATGAAGCTATCTACACAGACTTCAAAAAATCTGAATTTGACACCTATGTAAGCGAACTGGCTTTGTTGTACAGCGATATAAAAGAAGCTAAACGCAATATAAAGAAATGGTCTCGAAGAAAACGAGTTTCTACTAATTTATTAAACTTTCCAGCCAACAGTTACATAATTCCTGAACCATTAGGTGTTTGCTTAGTAATTGGCGCTTGGAACTATCCGTATCAACTTTCTTTTGCACCTGTTGTAGCAGCCTTAGCAGCAGGAAATACCGTTATTTTAAAACCTAGTGAGTTGCCTTCAAAAACAAGTGAGGTGATGGCTAAATTGGTTAATGGAAATTTTGATCCCAATGTGTTTAAAGTAATTGAAGGTGGCGTTTCTGAAACTACGGAACTTTTAAAGCAAAACTTCGATAAAATATTTTTCACTGGCAGCACCAAAGTAGGGAAGATCGTTTATAAAGCTGCAGCTGAAAATCTAATACCAGTAACCCTAGAAATGGGTGGAAAAAGTCCAGCCTTTGTGACAGAAGATTGTAACTTGAAAATGACTGTAAAACGCATGATGTGGGCTAAGTTTTTAAACGCGGGCCAAACCTGTATTGCTCCAGATTATGTTATGGTACATGAAAAGGTTAGGGAAGAGTTTTTAGAACTGGCAAAAGCCGAAATTGAAGAAGAGCAATTCCAATTTGAGAACCATAATTACGTTCAGATTATTAATGATGATAATTTTGATCGGCTCAATAGCTTGATAAAACAAGATCAAGTGTATTATGGCGGGAACATGGAAAAAGAAAAACGCTACATACAACCGACGATACTTCAAAATGTTTCATTTGAAGATCCAGTTATGCAAGAAGAGATTTTCGGCCCTATTTTACCAGTGATTGGTTATGATAATATAGATGAGGTAATTACCGAGGTACGAAAATTTCCGAAGCCTTTATCATGCTATGTTTTCACCAATAATAAAAAAACAAAAAGAAAAATTCTGAACGAAGTTTCATTTGGTGGTGGAGCAATAAATGACGCGGTAATGCATATTTCTAATCCTAAACTGCCTTTCGGTGGTGTAGGGCAAAGTGGAATAGGTAACTACCACGGCAAAGCAGGTTTTGACTGTTTTACACACTACAAAAGTATTCTCGATAAACCTACTTGGTTAGAATTGCCCATAAAATACTATCCTCATACGAATAGAAAATTGAAATGGATTAAACGGATGATGAAATTTCAATAA
- a CDS encoding sensor histidine kinase: protein MVEELLFQEDYQIVDLILIAIALLVAMAIAIILFFYFSRKRIIKSELEKANLKIANQKEIIQTTIITQEEERKRIAQDLHDAISSKLNIVSLNANMLSLKDISSEETNKIANSILKVTGNVLESSRKIAHDLLPPTLDKFGLEAALEELCEEVADTNSFEVSCDLVYEAHFLNKDKELHVFRIVQELFNNSIKYSEATNLTLKTEMEGKQLLLHYFDNGKGFDVLTAKKAKGLGMSGIENRVAILNATHTIISSPNNGISVTLALNPSKDEN, encoded by the coding sequence ATGGTGGAAGAATTACTATTCCAAGAAGACTATCAAATAGTCGATCTTATCCTCATTGCCATTGCCCTTTTGGTAGCAATGGCTATAGCTATTATTCTCTTTTTTTACTTTTCAAGAAAACGGATTATCAAAAGTGAATTGGAAAAAGCAAACTTAAAAATTGCCAACCAAAAAGAAATAATACAAACTACAATAATTACACAAGAAGAGGAACGAAAACGAATTGCTCAAGACTTGCACGATGCTATTAGTTCAAAACTTAACATTGTTTCATTAAATGCTAACATGTTGTCATTAAAAGATATTTCTTCTGAAGAAACAAACAAAATAGCCAATAGTATTTTAAAAGTAACCGGAAACGTTTTGGAAAGCTCACGAAAGATTGCACACGATTTGTTACCGCCTACTTTGGATAAATTCGGGCTGGAAGCTGCTCTAGAAGAATTGTGCGAAGAAGTTGCAGACACCAATAGCTTTGAAGTAAGTTGTGATTTAGTGTACGAAGCGCATTTTCTTAATAAAGATAAAGAGCTACATGTATTTCGTATTGTGCAAGAGCTGTTCAATAACTCCATAAAGTATTCTGAAGCTACAAATCTAACTTTAAAAACCGAAATGGAAGGGAAACAATTACTTTTGCACTATTTCGATAATGGAAAAGGTTTTGATGTTTTAACAGCCAAAAAAGCAAAAGGATTGGGGATGAGTGGCATTGAAAACCGTGTTGCGATTTTAAATGCAACTCATACTATAATATCCTCTCCAAATAATGGAATTTCTGTAACTTTAGCCTTAAACCCCAGTAAAGATGAAAATTAA
- a CDS encoding response regulator: MKINVVIADDEELFRVGMVHILSRDSAIEITYQASDGNELLEHLASCEQLPDIVITDIKMPGLNGVEATKAIHQAYGEIGIIALTTYNTKPFIRNMIDVGASAYLVKNSPPEKVLHTIKQVFYNGFYYDKHVMEVVNNKKGGSKFSDKTVFDDDFLTEREAEVLELICKQYKTAEIAEKLFISPRTVEVHRKNLLDKADVKNVAGLVIFAIKNELVPPIIIE; encoded by the coding sequence ATGAAAATTAATGTAGTAATTGCAGATGATGAAGAACTGTTTAGAGTAGGGATGGTTCATATCCTCTCTCGTGATTCAGCCATAGAAATTACATATCAAGCCAGTGACGGGAATGAACTTTTGGAACACTTGGCGAGTTGCGAACAACTGCCCGATATAGTTATTACCGATATAAAAATGCCCGGATTAAATGGTGTTGAAGCCACAAAGGCGATACACCAAGCGTATGGTGAAATAGGAATTATAGCCCTTACTACATACAATACTAAACCATTTATTAGAAACATGATCGATGTAGGGGCAAGTGCTTACTTAGTGAAAAACTCCCCGCCTGAAAAAGTGTTACACACCATAAAACAGGTGTTTTACAATGGTTTCTATTACGATAAACACGTGATGGAAGTAGTGAACAATAAAAAGGGAGGAAGTAAATTCAGTGATAAAACCGTTTTTGACGACGATTTTTTAACCGAAAGGGAAGCAGAAGTTTTAGAGTTAATCTGCAAACAATATAAAACTGCTGAAATTGCTGAAAAATTATTTATAAGCCCAAGAACTGTAGAAGTACACCGTAAAAATTTATTGGATAAAGCTGATGTGAAAAACGTAGCAGGACTTGTAATCTTCGCAATAAAAAACGAATTGGTGCCTCCCATTATTATTGAGTAA
- a CDS encoding YCF48-related protein, whose translation MKKFTLNPQKVAFSCLFFLGLFTATAQTFEYKNSGTDFILFDMSIPPGQNNVAFAAGAMNTQNSDGVIIKTEDAGETWETIFPTSGTVPGFEKIEFLNDDKGFAVGYGAFKTEDAGETWEEITIANDLNRYSSLEFFNENVGIATAFVSTGVGFEVYVTNDGGDTWNTTSSIDDIGSISLGYADENTLFSVGNNQIISKSTNGGDTWEVIRTGTPQFFNVEVSFKDLNNGVVSGEDGQLLTTHDSGETWDEFATGYHNFYGLTYIGDQILASGTDEDVYISQDNGSNWNLAFDGDGTSTMYEIQLFEDGSGLICGSQGKMIKFEDVILSNNIPENLSGITHFYSSASKELTIASKNETIEDVAIYSLTGQLVRNVSNTSNTAVINTSSLSNGTYIATISVAGKTKTIKFVRQ comes from the coding sequence ATGAAAAAATTTACCTTAAATCCCCAAAAAGTAGCTTTTAGCTGTCTTTTTTTTCTAGGGCTATTTACCGCAACAGCACAGACTTTTGAGTACAAAAACTCTGGTACCGATTTTATTTTGTTCGATATGAGCATTCCTCCAGGACAAAACAATGTTGCTTTTGCTGCAGGAGCCATGAACACCCAAAATTCAGACGGTGTAATTATTAAAACCGAAGATGCTGGTGAAACTTGGGAAACTATTTTTCCTACTTCTGGAACAGTACCCGGTTTTGAAAAAATCGAATTTTTAAATGACGATAAAGGCTTTGCTGTAGGATACGGTGCCTTTAAAACTGAAGATGCTGGCGAAACTTGGGAAGAAATTACCATTGCAAATGATTTAAACAGATACTCTTCTCTTGAGTTTTTTAATGAAAATGTTGGGATTGCTACTGCTTTTGTAAGTACAGGAGTTGGTTTTGAAGTATATGTAACCAATGATGGCGGCGATACTTGGAACACTACCAGTAGTATTGATGATATTGGTTCTATTTCGTTAGGTTACGCAGATGAGAACACGTTATTTTCAGTAGGTAACAACCAAATAATCAGCAAATCGACCAATGGTGGTGATACTTGGGAAGTGATCCGTACCGGTACACCACAATTTTTTAATGTTGAAGTTTCTTTTAAAGACTTGAATAATGGCGTTGTATCTGGAGAGGATGGACAGTTATTAACTACTCATGATAGTGGTGAAACGTGGGACGAATTTGCTACTGGTTACCACAACTTTTATGGACTTACTTATATAGGTGATCAAATACTTGCCTCAGGTACTGATGAAGACGTGTACATTTCGCAAGATAATGGCTCTAATTGGAATCTAGCCTTTGATGGCGATGGTACTTCTACCATGTATGAGATTCAACTATTTGAAGATGGTTCTGGTTTAATCTGTGGTTCGCAAGGGAAAATGATCAAATTTGAAGATGTTATTTTGAGTAACAACATACCTGAAAACCTTTCTGGCATAACTCACTTTTACAGCTCGGCTAGCAAAGAACTAACCATAGCTTCAAAAAATGAAACTATTGAAGATGTTGCCATATATTCACTTACAGGACAATTGGTAAGAAATGTTTCTAATACATCAAACACGGCTGTTATAAACACTTCAAGTCTTTCTAATGGCACTTACATTGCTACTATTTCAGTAGCAGGAAAAACAAAAACCATCAAATTTGTTAGACAATAG
- a CDS encoding DUF6122 family protein — translation MLQTIVHYSLHFLAPGLIAWIFFKNNWKRAWFIMIATMLVDLDHLLADPIFSPGRCSIGFHPLHSYYAIAIYLVFLFFKRTRIVAVGLLFHMLTDYIDCWWMK, via the coding sequence ATGCTCCAAACAATTGTTCATTATTCGCTTCACTTTTTAGCTCCAGGTTTAATAGCATGGATTTTTTTCAAAAATAACTGGAAACGAGCTTGGTTCATTATGATAGCCACCATGCTTGTCGATCTGGATCATTTGCTGGCAGACCCTATTTTTTCTCCCGGAAGGTGTAGTATTGGGTTTCATCCATTACATTCGTATTATGCCATTGCTATTTATTTGGTGTTTTTATTCTTCAAAAGAACCAGAATCGTCGCAGTAGGATTATTATTTCACATGCTTACTGATTATATAGATTGTTGGTGGATGAAATAG